From one Streptomyces sp. NBC_01478 genomic stretch:
- a CDS encoding condensation domain-containing protein, which translates to MWVWHGPLDAERFGAAWQSVFDCEAVLRTAFTGANPPRLIVHGRVVPDITHKIPAGGDWAPFLERDRLRGFDLRCPGPLRLTVLETEQAPPAAPGAPVRIVLTYHRALLDTWSAHLLLRTFYRAYLAGGTLPGGERRPDLRDYTAWTAAQDPRPARALWARWTPPGAAPAASRPGRPGGPTGLSGVGRARLRLDAAETVRLARWAAARGTAESSVLQAVWAMLIHRASGATGPAPVCFAVTVPGRGIALDGAAWLPGPLRNLLPMSLEVDPADTVSRLLRHLRDRALDMAAYEWLPADPPPTPTHAHAQAGPDADRAETVLVFEDPPHPVQGLENELAAHGIRAEFPGTVPARSVLPLALLAHHDSTGGLVLTGVHDRALLDEAAAAELLVQSALLLRELPLGADEFTTVAQVLKLLEGRAVPPMADPSTTGPADPATLTDPTSGPTDPAGAPGSTGPADPSATGLPGPATTTDSAPAPGFTGPADTPVGSATDLPGPAAATDSAGTPGSIGPADPPAGSATTTGPAAVPGFTGPADPPAAGPAIALPGPPGPGTPLTLLRAARHRQAGTICLVPPPGAPPTCYDLLPPAYPGPQELLLLTTPTVPADSAAALAARTAGRPLLLAGFSGAGTVACDLARRLAAAGGRRPPRVVLTPAPPGERERARVLARALQDATAPPP; encoded by the coding sequence GTGTGGGTCTGGCACGGGCCGCTGGACGCCGAACGGTTCGGGGCCGCCTGGCAGTCGGTCTTCGACTGCGAGGCGGTCCTGCGCACGGCGTTCACCGGGGCGAACCCGCCGCGGCTGATCGTGCACGGCCGGGTCGTCCCGGACATCACCCACAAGATCCCCGCCGGCGGGGACTGGGCCCCCTTCCTGGAACGCGACCGGCTGCGCGGCTTCGACCTGCGCTGCCCCGGCCCGCTGCGCCTGACCGTGCTGGAGACGGAACAGGCCCCGCCCGCCGCCCCCGGCGCGCCCGTCCGGATCGTGCTCACCTACCACCGGGCCCTGCTCGACACCTGGTCCGCGCACCTCCTGCTGCGCACCTTCTACCGGGCCTACCTCGCCGGAGGCACCCTGCCCGGCGGCGAACGCCGGCCCGACCTGCGCGACTACACCGCCTGGACCGCCGCCCAGGACCCGCGGCCCGCCCGGGCCCTGTGGGCGCGCTGGACACCGCCCGGCGCCGCCCCCGCGGCCTCCCGGCCGGGCCGCCCGGGCGGTCCCACCGGCCTGAGCGGGGTCGGCCGGGCCCGGCTGCGCCTGGACGCCGCCGAGACCGTCCGCCTCGCCCGCTGGGCCGCCGCCCGGGGCACCGCGGAGAGCAGTGTGCTGCAGGCCGTCTGGGCGATGCTGATCCACCGTGCGTCCGGCGCCACCGGACCGGCCCCGGTGTGCTTCGCGGTGACCGTCCCGGGCCGGGGCATCGCGCTGGACGGCGCGGCCTGGCTGCCGGGCCCGCTGCGCAACCTGCTGCCGATGTCCCTCGAGGTCGACCCGGCCGACACGGTGTCCCGGCTGCTGCGCCACCTGCGCGACCGCGCCCTGGACATGGCCGCCTACGAATGGCTCCCCGCCGACCCGCCCCCCACCCCCACCCATGCCCATGCGCAGGCCGGGCCGGACGCGGACCGCGCCGAGACCGTCCTGGTCTTCGAGGACCCGCCGCACCCGGTGCAGGGCCTGGAGAACGAACTGGCCGCCCACGGCATCCGGGCCGAGTTCCCCGGCACCGTGCCCGCCCGCTCCGTGCTGCCCCTGGCCCTGCTCGCCCACCACGACAGCACCGGCGGCCTCGTCCTCACCGGCGTCCACGACCGGGCCCTCCTCGACGAGGCGGCCGCCGCCGAACTGCTGGTGCAAAGCGCCCTGCTGCTGCGCGAACTCCCCCTGGGAGCAGACGAGTTCACCACCGTCGCCCAGGTCCTGAAACTCCTCGAGGGCCGCGCCGTACCCCCCATGGCCGACCCTTCGACCACCGGCCCGGCCGACCCGGCCACCCTCACCGACCCGACCAGCGGTCCCACCGACCCGGCCGGCGCTCCCGGCTCCACCGGACCCGCCGACCCCTCGGCCACCGGTCTGCCCGGCCCGGCCACCACCACCGACTCAGCCCCCGCCCCCGGCTTCACCGGTCCTGCCGACACCCCGGTTGGTTCGGCCACGGACCTGCCCGGTCCGGCCGCCGCTACAGACTCGGCCGGCACTCCCGGCTCCATCGGTCCTGCCGACCCCCCGGCTGGCTCGGCCACCACCACCGGCCCAGCCGCCGTTCCTGGTTTCACCGGGCCAGCCGACCCCCCGGCCGCCGGTCCGGCCATCGCCCTGCCCGGCCCGCCCGGCCCGGGCACCCCACTGACCCTCCTGCGCGCCGCCCGCCACCGGCAGGCGGGCACCATCTGCCTCGTCCCGCCCCCCGGCGCACCGCCCACCTGCTACGACCTGCTGCCCCCCGCCTACCCCGGCCCCCAGGAACTGCTGCTCCTCACCACCCCCACCGTTCCCGCCGACAGCGCCGCCGCCCTGGCCGCCCGCACCGCCGGCCGGCCCCTGCTGCTGGCCGGGTTCTCCGGGGCCGGCACGGTGGCCTGCGACCTCGCCCGCCGTCTGGCCGCCGCCGGCGGACGCCGCCCGCCCCGGGTGGTCCTCACCCCCGCCCCGCCCGGCGAACGCGAACGCGCCCGCGTCCTGGCCCGGGCCCTCCAGGACGCCACCGCACCACCCCCATGA
- a CDS encoding aromatase/cyclase, with translation MAGERDGGAVHRIQVAAPAGVVYAVLADAARLPLYFAPSVHVERLDGDGGRERLRMWFLVGGRLESWTSWRDLDPVERRIEIHPEGGPGSPLEPMRGVVSIRDRGPHASELELRYGFAARPGLPAGALWPGRVADLNIRTQLTQLKRFAERWSRLDDLVLSCEDSIRVQGPAELAYDFLYRAGDWPEHVAHISAARLREEAPGIQHLTLRTPAGDGVHTSESVRICFPHAGRIVHKQTTPSPLLAAHTGEWSLTEDERGATLTSRQTVVLCEEDITAVLGDGASLADARRQVRAALGRDCRHLLTLARQHADSAVRMLVPPSRPVC, from the coding sequence ATGGCTGGTGAGCGGGACGGCGGAGCGGTCCACCGCATACAGGTGGCCGCGCCCGCCGGTGTGGTCTACGCCGTGTTGGCCGATGCGGCGCGACTGCCGCTCTACTTCGCCCCGAGCGTCCATGTGGAGCGCCTGGACGGCGACGGCGGGCGGGAACGCCTGCGGATGTGGTTCCTGGTGGGCGGCCGGCTGGAGTCGTGGACCTCGTGGCGCGATCTGGACCCGGTGGAGCGCCGTATCGAGATCCACCCGGAGGGAGGCCCCGGCTCCCCGCTGGAGCCGATGCGCGGCGTGGTCAGCATCCGCGACCGGGGCCCGCACGCCAGCGAACTGGAACTGCGCTACGGCTTCGCCGCCCGCCCGGGCCTGCCCGCCGGCGCCCTGTGGCCGGGACGGGTCGCCGACCTGAACATCCGCACCCAGCTCACCCAGTTGAAACGGTTCGCCGAACGGTGGAGCCGCCTCGACGACCTGGTGCTGTCCTGCGAGGACTCGATCCGCGTACAGGGCCCGGCGGAGCTCGCCTACGACTTCCTCTACCGGGCCGGGGACTGGCCCGAGCACGTCGCCCACATCAGCGCGGCCCGCCTGCGCGAGGAGGCGCCCGGCATCCAGCACCTGACCCTGCGCACCCCGGCCGGCGACGGCGTGCACACCAGCGAATCGGTACGGATCTGCTTCCCGCACGCGGGCCGCATCGTCCACAAGCAGACCACGCCGTCCCCGCTGCTGGCGGCCCACACCGGCGAGTGGTCCCTCACCGAGGACGAACGGGGGGCGACCCTCACCTCGCGGCAGACCGTCGTGCTGTGCGAGGAGGACATCACCGCGGTCCTGGGCGACGGCGCGAGCCTGGCCGACGCCCGCCGGCAGGTGCGGGCGGCCCTCGGCCGCGACTGCCGGCACCTGCTCACCCTGGCCAGGCAGCACGCGGACAGCGCCGTGCGCATGCTGGTGCCCCCCTCCCGCCCCGTCTGCTAG
- a CDS encoding thioesterase II family protein: MPDEPPVRLHCFAHSAEGVSVFDHWEASVGPGVQPLPVLLPGCAPRRAEPRVSTHRALLADVLPRFTGPHPGPYVLYGHGFGAMLALTVTRALHEAGLPGPALLAVGAWPPPRLPAGLPDARRATDAELLHVLGGRGAVPAGSDEGIWLRAVLPVLRADLALAQSLHEAVRRPCPQGPLTTPVLVVASRDNPLAAPRAGEGWQRWTRGPVRSRTVPGRHFFVRGGRELPRLLGRACRVVRRLTPEPAPVG, from the coding sequence ATGCCGGACGAACCGCCAGTGCGGCTGCACTGTTTCGCACACTCCGCCGAGGGCGTCTCCGTCTTCGACCACTGGGAGGCGAGCGTGGGACCCGGCGTGCAGCCGCTCCCGGTCCTCCTGCCGGGCTGCGCCCCGCGGCGCGCCGAGCCCAGGGTGAGCACGCACCGGGCGCTGCTCGCCGACGTGCTGCCCCGTTTCACCGGCCCGCACCCGGGCCCCTACGTCCTGTACGGGCACGGGTTCGGCGCGATGCTCGCGCTCACCGTCACCCGCGCCCTGCACGAGGCGGGTCTGCCGGGCCCGGCGCTGCTGGCCGTCGGCGCCTGGCCGCCGCCGCGGCTGCCGGCCGGCCTGCCCGACGCCCGCCGGGCCACGGACGCCGAACTGCTGCACGTCCTGGGCGGCCGCGGCGCGGTGCCGGCCGGCAGCGACGAGGGGATCTGGCTGCGGGCCGTCCTGCCGGTGCTGCGCGCCGACCTGGCGCTGGCCCAGTCCCTGCACGAGGCGGTCCGCAGGCCTTGTCCGCAGGGCCCGCTCACCACCCCGGTCCTCGTCGTCGCCTCCCGGGACAACCCGCTGGCCGCGCCCCGGGCGGGGGAGGGCTGGCAGCGCTGGACCCGCGGCCCCGTCCGCTCGCGCACCGTCCCCGGCCGGCACTTCTTCGTCCGCGGCGGCCGTGAACTGCCCCGGCTGCTGGGCCGGGCCTGCCGTGTCGTACGCCGCCTCACCCCCGAGCCCGCCCCCGTCGGCTGA
- a CDS encoding AfsR/SARP family transcriptional regulator, with the protein MEIQVLGPLCAAVNGDSIVPTAGKPRQVLALLALYPGRVVPVSTLMEEIWGTELPQSAVTTLQTYIMQLRRSLGTAMGPGAPGGAKNVLATRHGGYLLQVPPQSVDVHTYERLITEGQEAFEQGEDDRAARCFRQALALWQGAALVDVRLGPVLEIEVLRLEESRLVTVERRIDADLRLGRHAELIAELTDLVARHPQHEGLHAQAMLALYRSGRQASALDVYRRLRRRLIEELGVEPTPQLQRLHQAMLAVDPELDVMAGPRRGSTFDRYAA; encoded by the coding sequence ATGGAGATTCAGGTTCTGGGTCCGCTGTGTGCCGCCGTGAACGGGGACTCGATCGTCCCGACCGCCGGAAAACCCCGGCAGGTGCTCGCCCTGCTCGCGCTGTACCCGGGCCGCGTCGTGCCGGTGTCGACGCTGATGGAGGAGATCTGGGGGACGGAACTGCCGCAGAGCGCGGTGACCACGCTGCAGACCTACATCATGCAGCTGCGCCGCAGCCTGGGCACGGCCATGGGACCCGGCGCCCCGGGCGGCGCGAAGAACGTGCTGGCCACCCGGCACGGCGGCTACCTCCTGCAGGTGCCGCCCCAGTCCGTGGACGTGCACACCTACGAACGCCTCATCACCGAGGGCCAGGAGGCCTTCGAGCAGGGCGAGGACGACCGCGCCGCCCGCTGCTTCCGCCAGGCCCTGGCCCTGTGGCAGGGGGCGGCCCTGGTGGACGTACGCCTGGGCCCGGTGCTGGAGATCGAGGTGCTGCGGCTGGAGGAGTCACGGCTGGTGACCGTCGAGCGGCGCATCGACGCGGACCTGCGGCTGGGCCGGCACGCCGAACTCATCGCCGAACTCACCGACCTCGTCGCCCGCCACCCCCAGCACGAGGGCCTGCACGCGCAGGCGATGCTGGCCCTGTACCGCTCCGGCCGGCAGGCCTCCGCCCTCGACGTCTACCGGCGGTTACGCAGACGGCTGATAGAGGAACTCGGCGTGGAACCCACACCGCAGCTCCAGCGCCTGCACCAGGCCATGCTCGCCGTCGACCCGGAACTCGACGTGATGGCCGGCCCGCGCCGCGGCTCCACCTTCGACCGCTACGCCGCCTAG
- a CDS encoding ScbR family autoregulator-binding transcription factor produces the protein MVKQERAARTRRSLIEAASEVFAEAGFAPASLAAISARAGVSNGALHFHFANKNMLAEAVEAQAAVAVSEITGAAGRRQGESLQAVVDATHGLMDALARDVVVRAGFQLAGDSAARPAPSPHAGPGPRAQWQHWVEDSLRRLGHGGALAPGVSGADAARVVVAATVGLQVLGAADASWLRRHNVTRLWEVLLPRLAHRRELGTLVSSGTGPPGAAAARARTPSTGR, from the coding sequence ATGGTCAAGCAGGAGCGGGCCGCACGCACGCGGCGTTCGCTGATCGAGGCCGCGTCCGAGGTGTTCGCCGAGGCCGGTTTCGCCCCCGCGTCGCTGGCCGCCATCAGCGCGCGGGCCGGGGTCAGCAACGGGGCGCTGCACTTCCACTTCGCCAACAAGAACATGCTCGCCGAGGCGGTCGAGGCGCAGGCCGCCGTGGCGGTGTCCGAGATCACCGGGGCGGCCGGCCGGCGGCAGGGCGAGTCCCTGCAGGCGGTGGTGGACGCCACCCACGGCCTGATGGACGCCCTGGCGCGGGATGTCGTGGTCCGCGCCGGTTTCCAGCTCGCCGGCGACAGCGCCGCACGTCCCGCCCCGTCCCCGCACGCCGGTCCGGGCCCGCGTGCGCAGTGGCAGCACTGGGTCGAGGACAGCCTGCGCCGCCTCGGGCACGGCGGCGCGCTCGCGCCGGGGGTGTCCGGGGCGGACGCCGCCCGGGTCGTCGTCGCCGCGACCGTGGGCCTGCAGGTCCTCGGCGCGGCGGACGCCTCCTGGCTGCGGCGGCACAACGTCACCCGGCTGTGGGAGGTGCTGCTGCCGCGTCTCGCCCACCGGCGGGAGCTGGGCACGCTGGTGTCCTCCGGCACCGGCCCGCCCGGCGCCGCAGCGGCCCGGGCACGGACACCGTCCACCGGGCGGTGA
- a CDS encoding (Fe-S)-binding protein, whose translation MQLVAIIVSLALTGAGFALFGRALLRILRFVRLGQDVPAGRRTADPWRRTVTLAREFAAHTRMNRWGVIGAAHWFVAVGFYALLITLVNATGQLFRPDWLLPVIGEWTPYNVLVEFLGTMTALGILVLIAVRQLGRPGRPGRKSRFAGSSSGQAYFVEAVIVIVSVCIVVLHALEGALHHVDGYEASFFVSYPLVARFREMDPATLRNLVYLFACLKITTSYVWMITVSLNTDMGIAWHRFLAFPNIWFKRNATGETSLGALLPMTSGGEPIDFTDPGDDDVFGVSQVEQFSWKGLLDFSTCTECGRCQSQCPAWNTGKPLSPKLLIMSLRDHAHAKAPYLLAGGGKSMEGEEKATAEQLAGVPAAALAEAERPLVGTAEENGVIDPDVLWSCTTCGACVEQCPVDIEHVDHIVDMRRYQVMIESAFPSEAGTMLKNLEKKGNPWGLAKKQRLEWLKEVPFDIPVVGRDIEDLTEVEYLYWVGCAGALEDRAKKTTKAFAELLHIAGVTFAIMGGDEKCTGDSARRLGNEPLFQELGMENVMALNTAFGEELDDDGKVVAESAKPKSAKKIVATCPHCLNTIGNEYPQLGGDYEVIHHTQLLQHLVDAGRLVPVTPVEGIITYHDPCYLGRHNKIYTPPREIIASVPGLRNEEMHRHRERGFCCGAGGARMWMEERIGKRINNERVDEALSLNPDIVSTACPFCLVMLTDSVNGKKNDGTAKESIQVLDVAQLLLDSVKTPAGPAGPAGMAGMAGMAGPGGPDVPEGAVEPESAV comes from the coding sequence ATGCAACTCGTCGCGATCATCGTGTCGCTGGCCCTGACCGGGGCCGGCTTCGCCCTGTTCGGCCGTGCCCTCTTACGGATCCTCCGCTTCGTCCGGCTGGGCCAGGACGTGCCCGCGGGCCGGCGCACCGCCGATCCCTGGCGGCGCACCGTCACGCTGGCCAGGGAGTTCGCCGCCCACACCCGGATGAACCGCTGGGGCGTCATCGGCGCGGCGCACTGGTTCGTGGCGGTCGGCTTCTACGCCCTGCTCATCACCCTCGTCAACGCCACCGGCCAGCTCTTCCGGCCGGACTGGCTGCTGCCGGTGATCGGCGAGTGGACGCCCTACAACGTCCTCGTCGAGTTCCTCGGCACGATGACCGCCCTGGGCATTCTGGTCCTGATCGCGGTCCGCCAGCTCGGCAGGCCGGGCCGGCCGGGCCGCAAGTCCCGCTTCGCGGGCTCCAGCTCCGGCCAGGCGTACTTCGTCGAGGCCGTCATCGTCATCGTGAGCGTGTGCATCGTGGTGCTGCACGCGCTGGAGGGCGCCCTGCACCACGTCGACGGCTACGAGGCCTCCTTCTTCGTCTCCTACCCGCTGGTCGCCCGGTTCCGGGAGATGGACCCCGCCACCCTGCGCAACCTCGTCTACCTCTTCGCCTGCCTGAAGATCACCACCTCCTACGTGTGGATGATCACCGTCTCGCTGAACACCGACATGGGTATCGCCTGGCACCGTTTCCTGGCGTTCCCGAACATCTGGTTCAAGCGCAACGCGACCGGTGAGACGTCCCTGGGTGCGCTGCTGCCGATGACGTCGGGCGGCGAGCCGATCGACTTCACCGACCCGGGTGACGACGACGTGTTCGGTGTCTCGCAGGTCGAGCAGTTCTCCTGGAAGGGCCTCCTGGACTTCTCCACCTGCACGGAGTGCGGGCGCTGCCAGTCGCAGTGCCCGGCCTGGAACACCGGCAAGCCGCTCTCCCCCAAGCTGCTGATCATGTCCTTGCGGGACCACGCGCACGCCAAGGCCCCCTACCTGCTCGCGGGCGGCGGCAAGTCCATGGAGGGCGAGGAGAAAGCCACCGCGGAACAGCTCGCCGGAGTCCCCGCCGCGGCCCTGGCGGAGGCCGAACGCCCGCTGGTCGGCACGGCGGAGGAGAACGGGGTCATCGACCCGGACGTCCTGTGGTCCTGCACCACCTGCGGCGCCTGCGTCGAGCAGTGCCCGGTGGACATCGAGCACGTCGACCACATCGTCGACATGCGCCGCTACCAGGTGATGATCGAGTCCGCGTTCCCCTCCGAGGCCGGCACGATGCTGAAGAACCTGGAGAAGAAGGGCAACCCCTGGGGCCTGGCGAAGAAGCAGCGCCTGGAATGGCTCAAGGAGGTCCCCTTCGACATCCCGGTCGTCGGCCGCGACATCGAGGACCTCACCGAGGTCGAGTACCTGTACTGGGTCGGCTGCGCCGGCGCCCTGGAGGACCGCGCCAAGAAGACCACGAAGGCCTTCGCGGAACTCCTCCACATCGCGGGCGTGACGTTCGCGATCATGGGCGGTGACGAGAAGTGCACCGGCGACTCGGCACGGAGGCTCGGCAACGAGCCGCTGTTCCAGGAACTGGGCATGGAGAACGTCATGGCCCTGAACACGGCGTTCGGCGAGGAACTCGACGACGACGGCAAGGTCGTCGCGGAGTCGGCGAAGCCGAAGTCGGCGAAGAAGATCGTCGCGACCTGCCCGCACTGCCTCAACACCATCGGCAACGAGTACCCGCAGCTCGGCGGCGACTACGAGGTCATCCACCACACCCAGCTCCTCCAGCACCTCGTGGATGCGGGCAGGCTGGTCCCGGTGACGCCGGTCGAGGGCATCATCACCTACCACGACCCCTGCTACCTGGGCCGCCACAACAAGATCTACACACCCCCGCGCGAGATCATCGCCAGCGTCCCGGGCCTGCGCAACGAGGAGATGCACCGCCACAGGGAACGCGGCTTCTGCTGCGGCGCCGGCGGCGCCCGCATGTGGATGGAAGAACGCATCGGCAAACGCATCAACAACGAACGCGTCGACGAAGCCCTCTCCCTGAACCCCGACATCGTCTCCACGGCCTGCCCCTTCTGCCTCGTCATGCTCACCGACTCCGTCAACGGCAAGAAGAACGACGGCACCGCCAAGGAATCCATCCAGGTCCTCGACGTCGCCCAGCTGCTCCTCGACTCCGTCAAAACCCCGGCAGGCCCGGCAGGCCCGGCAGGCATGGCAGGCATGGCCGGCATGGCCGGTCCGGGCGGTCCGGATGTCCCGGAGGGTGCCGTGGAGCCGGAGTCCGCCGTGTAG
- a CDS encoding AfsR/SARP family transcriptional regulator, producing the protein MQIDVLGTLDVRENGVSIAPTAPKPRQVLALLALHADRVVPVAALVDELWSGRPPRSVRTTLQTYVLQLRELITLALRSPGPDTGIGAGPGFGPASAAPPPSSGLPVPSVPSGPSASPAGSVRRGAKDVLATVPGGYLLVSGGGTSDVREFERLAGLGYRAMDAGEHKDASRLLGEALLLWTGPAFAGVPAGARLETEARRLEESRLCALDQRIEADLRLGRHRELLAELTVLTSRYATHENLHAQFMLALHRSGRRGEALDVYHRLRTTLVRDLGLEPSPRLRRLQQSILVAAPETPPPAPSRAPAVLALPAARARAGVRPV; encoded by the coding sequence GTGCAGATCGACGTACTGGGCACATTGGATGTCAGGGAGAACGGGGTGTCGATCGCTCCGACCGCGCCGAAGCCGCGGCAGGTCCTGGCCCTGCTGGCACTGCACGCCGACCGGGTGGTGCCGGTGGCGGCCCTGGTCGACGAACTGTGGTCGGGCCGCCCGCCGCGCAGCGTGCGCACCACTCTGCAGACCTACGTCCTGCAACTGCGCGAACTCATCACCCTCGCCCTGCGCAGCCCCGGCCCCGACACCGGCATCGGCGCGGGCCCCGGCTTCGGCCCGGCGTCCGCCGCCCCGCCCCCCTCGTCCGGCCTGCCCGTCCCGTCCGTCCCGTCCGGTCCGTCGGCTTCGCCTGCCGGGTCCGTGCGGCGCGGTGCCAAGGACGTGCTGGCCACCGTGCCCGGCGGGTACCTGCTCGTCTCCGGCGGCGGGACCAGCGACGTGCGGGAGTTCGAACGCCTCGCGGGGCTGGGCTACCGCGCGATGGACGCCGGCGAGCACAAGGACGCCTCCCGCCTGCTGGGCGAGGCGCTCCTGCTGTGGACCGGCCCGGCCTTCGCCGGCGTGCCCGCCGGGGCCCGGCTGGAGACGGAGGCCAGGCGGCTGGAGGAGAGCCGGCTGTGCGCGCTGGACCAGCGCATCGAGGCCGACCTGCGGCTGGGCCGCCACCGCGAGCTCCTCGCCGAACTCACCGTGCTGACCAGCCGCTACGCCACCCACGAGAACCTGCACGCCCAGTTCATGCTGGCCCTGCACCGCTCCGGCCGGCGCGGCGAGGCCCTCGACGTCTACCACCGGCTGCGCACCACCCTGGTGCGGGACCTGGGCCTTGAGCCCTCGCCCCGGCTGCGCCGGCTGCAGCAGTCGATCCTGGTGGCCGCCCCCGAGACCCCGCCGCCCGCCCCGTCGCGGGCGCCCGCCGTCCTCGCGCTGCCCGCCGCCCGCGCCCGCGCCGGCGTCCGTCCCGTGTGA
- a CDS encoding acyl-CoA carboxylase subunit beta, which produces MAELHAIRAQAMAGPSEKATAAQHAKGKLTARERIDLLLDEGSFQEVEQLRRHRATGFGLEARKPYTDGVITGWGTVEGRTVFVYAHDFRIFGGALGEAHATKIHKIMDMALAAGAPLVSLNDGAGARIQEGVSALAGYGGIFQRNTRASGVIPQISVMLGPCAGGAAYSPALTDFVFMVRGTSQMFITGPDVVRAVTGEEITQNGLGGADVHAETSGVCHFAYDDEETCLAEVRYLLSMLPQNNREAPPRVRTADPAGRRGEMLLSHVPADGSRPYDMTAVIEEIVDDGEYLEVHERWARNIVCALARLDGQVVGIVANQPQTLAGVLDIGASEKAARFVQLCDAFNIPLVTLLDVPGFLPGVDQEHGGIIRHGAKLLYAYCNATVPRISLVLRKAYGGAYIVMDSQATGADLTYAWPANEIAVMGAEGAAGVIFRRRIAEAADPEAMRQKLVKEYRAELMHPYYAAERGLVDDVIDPAATREVLIRSLAMLHSKHADLPSRKHGNPPQ; this is translated from the coding sequence GTGGCGGAGCTGCACGCGATCAGGGCCCAGGCGATGGCCGGGCCGAGCGAGAAGGCGACGGCGGCGCAGCACGCCAAGGGCAAGCTGACCGCCCGGGAACGCATCGACCTGCTGCTGGACGAGGGTTCCTTCCAGGAGGTCGAGCAGTTGCGCCGGCACCGGGCGACCGGGTTCGGGCTGGAGGCGCGCAAGCCGTACACGGACGGTGTGATCACCGGCTGGGGCACGGTCGAGGGCCGCACCGTGTTCGTGTACGCGCACGACTTCCGGATCTTCGGCGGGGCGCTGGGCGAGGCCCACGCCACGAAGATCCACAAGATCATGGACATGGCGCTGGCGGCCGGCGCCCCGCTGGTGTCGCTGAACGACGGCGCCGGCGCCCGTATCCAGGAGGGCGTCTCCGCGCTGGCCGGCTACGGCGGCATCTTCCAGCGCAACACCCGGGCCTCCGGCGTCATCCCGCAGATCTCCGTGATGCTCGGCCCGTGCGCCGGCGGCGCCGCCTACAGCCCGGCGCTGACCGACTTCGTGTTCATGGTCCGCGGGACCTCGCAGATGTTCATCACCGGCCCCGACGTCGTCAGGGCGGTCACCGGCGAGGAGATCACCCAGAACGGCCTGGGCGGCGCGGACGTCCACGCCGAGACGAGCGGCGTGTGCCACTTCGCCTACGACGACGAGGAGACCTGCCTCGCCGAGGTCCGCTACCTGCTGTCGATGCTCCCGCAGAACAACCGGGAGGCACCCCCGCGGGTGCGCACCGCCGACCCGGCCGGCCGGCGCGGCGAGATGCTGCTCAGCCACGTCCCGGCGGACGGCAGCCGCCCCTACGACATGACCGCCGTCATCGAGGAGATCGTCGACGACGGCGAGTACCTGGAGGTCCACGAGCGCTGGGCCCGCAACATCGTCTGCGCGCTGGCCCGCCTGGACGGCCAGGTCGTCGGCATCGTCGCCAACCAGCCGCAGACCCTCGCCGGCGTCCTGGACATCGGGGCCAGCGAGAAGGCCGCCCGGTTCGTGCAGTTGTGCGACGCCTTCAACATCCCGCTCGTCACCCTCCTGGACGTGCCCGGCTTCCTGCCCGGCGTCGACCAGGAGCACGGCGGCATCATCCGCCACGGCGCGAAACTCCTCTACGCCTACTGCAACGCCACCGTGCCGCGCATCTCGCTCGTCCTGCGCAAGGCCTACGGCGGTGCCTACATCGTCATGGACAGCCAGGCCACCGGCGCCGACCTCACCTACGCCTGGCCCGCCAACGAGATCGCCGTGATGGGCGCCGAGGGCGCCGCCGGCGTCATCTTCCGCCGCCGCATCGCCGAGGCCGCCGACCCCGAGGCGATGCGGCAGAAACTGGTCAAGGAGTACCGGGCCGAGCTGATGCACCCCTACTACGCCGCCGAGCGCGGCCTGGTCGACGACGTCATCGACCCCGCCGCCACCCGCGAGGTCCTCATCCGCTCCCTCGCCATGCTCCACAGCAAGCACGCCGACCTGCCCTCCCGCAAACACGGCAACCCCCCGCAGTGA